A genomic window from Sparus aurata chromosome 4, fSpaAur1.1, whole genome shotgun sequence includes:
- the grk1a gene encoding rhodopsin kinase GRK1, with protein sequence MDIGGLTTVVANSAYISARGSLDGTANPASNRDKKYHCRLKLPHITVCEGLRETLDLGFQTVCVEQPIGKRLFQEFLDSNNEYKGPCRLWKDIEEYNMAEDEDRVKKASKILSRYMEPGAKYFCPFLPENGITKVKEKHQEPGDDLFNETMDSVMDFLKEVPYTFFLESMYLKRFLQWKWLEMQPMGEDWFLDFRVLGKGGFGEVSACQMKATGKLYACKKLNKKRLKKRKGYEGAMVEKRILARVHSRFIVSLAYAFQSKTELCLVMTIMNGGDLRYHIYNVDENNPGFDEPRACYYAAQIIQGMEHLHQKRIIYRDLKPENVLLDNQGNVRISDLGLAVELADDQFKIKGYAGTPGFMAPELLKGEEYDYSVDYFTLGVTLYEFMAAKGPFRSRGEKVENKVVKKRILNDPVSYPEKFSEKARSICEGLLVKEVDKRLGFRNGSCDELREHPFFSEINWRKLNAGILLPPFVPDSKTVYAKNIDDVGAFSTVKGVQVENEDNEFFDEFASGNISIPWQEEMIETGIYGELTVWGADGGLPNDLRRESILEQPPKSSTCTVS encoded by the exons ATGGATATTGGTGGCCTGACAACAGTGGTGGCCAACTCTGCCTACATCTCTGCCCGCGGGAGCCTCGACGGCACTGCCAACCCTGCGTCCAACCGAGACAAGAAGTACCACTGTCGCCTCAAGCTGCCTCACATCACAGTGTGCGAAGGCCTGCGGGAGACCTTAGACCTGGGCTTCCAGACGGTCTGCGTGGAGCAGCCCATCGGCAAACGTCTCTTCCAGGAGTTCCTCGACTCCAACAATGAGTACAAAGGCCCCTGCCGCCTGTGGAAGGATATCGAGGAGTACAACATGGCTGAGGATGAAGATCGAGTCAAGAAAGCGAGCAAGATCTTGTCCCGGTACATGGAGCCTGGCGCCAAGTACTTCTGCCCCTTCCTCCCGGAAAACGGCATCACCAAGGTCAAAGAGAAACACCAGGAGCCCGGGGACGATCTTTTCAACGAGACCATGGACAGTGTGATGGACTTTCTCAAGGAAGTGCCCTACACTTTCTTCCTGGAGAGTATGTATCTGAAAAGGTTTCTGCAGTGGAAGTGGTTGGAGATGCAGCCCATGGGAGAGGACTGGTTTCTGGATTTTCGCGTGTTGGGGAAAGGGGGTTTCGGGGAAGTGTCGGCCTGTCAGATGAAGGCCACAGGGAAACTGTACGCGTGCAAGAAGCTCAACAAGAAGAggctgaagaagagaaaaggctACGAG GGGGCGATGGTGGAGAAGAGGATCCTGGCTCGAGTCCACAGCAGGTTCATCGTGTCTTTGGCGTACGCATTCCAGTCGAAAACAGAGCTGTGTCTGGTCATGACCATCATGAACGGAGGCGACCTGAG GTATCACATTTATAACGTGGATGAGAACAACCCGGGGTTCGACGAGCCGCGGGCCTGTTACTACGCTGCTCAGATCATCCAGGGCATGGAGCACCTCCACCAGAAGAGGATCATCTACAGAGACCTCAAACCGGAAAACGTGCTGCTGGATAATCaag GTAACGTCCGTATCTCTGACCTTGGTCTGGCTGTGGAACTGGCTGATGATCAGTTCAAAATCAAGGGCTACGCTGGGACTCCAG GTTTCATGGCTCCGGAGCTGCTGAAAGGAGAGGAGTACGACTACTCTGTGGATTATTTCACTCTGGGGGTCACTCTGTATGAATTCATGGCGGCCAAAGGACCCTTCAGGAGCCGAGGAGAGAAG GTGGAGAACAAGGTGGTGAAGAAGCGGATCCTGAATGACCCCGTATCGTATCCAGAGAAGTTCAGTGAGAAGGCCCGGTCCATCTGCGAGGGTCTGCTCGTCAAAGAGGTCGACAAAAGACTCGGCTTCAGGAACGGATCGTGTGACGAGCTCAGGGAACACCCCTTCTTCAGCGAGATCAACTGGAGGAAACTGAACGCAG GGATTCTTCTACCGCCTTTCGTGCCAGACTCCAAGACAGTTTATGCCAAGAACATTGACGACGTCGGGGCCTTCTCCACAGTTAAGGGCGTGCAGGTGGAAAATGAAGACAATGAGTTTTTTGACGAGTTTGCCTCGGGGAACATCTCCATCCCCTGGCAGGAGGAGATGATCGAGACGGGGATCTACGGGGAGCTCACAGTCTGGGGAGCCGACGGAGGTTTACCCAACGACCTGCGGCGGGAGTCCATCCTGGAGCAGCCGCCCAAGTCCTCCACCTGCACGGTGTCGTAG
- the tmem255b gene encoding transmembrane protein 255B isoform X1 gives MQQPETQQATQQTATEILDPDVQYLRRRKSALWVTVALLALALVVLTIGLISATRTDNVPVAGYYPGITVSHTSCSRPLKHSTGVCCILLYTLMFFFSSTFISLYLQLSFGAFLGIVGIHLVENRRPMLTAAIIFISIGVIASFFCAIVDGIIASEFIDTRPLQEDMCDFYASGSGYMYDSYYTEVTCRSFDKACKLKLRSNTCYCCYLYNCEGTEYHTQYYEFTGVSSCWDVIHLHRLLWASVALNVLGMFLGIIAAAILGAYKDMQKPAPQMAPSPTPPPHILYNPTQHMLSYAGFCPSGQALPAYPNYPIPMQHNGSYQPPATPQLIPEGGPASSTCLSEENQNQQPSQQAPTQPQPQGGTQEPGGYMLTPNAPVLYGSSYSPFEKPPPYAC, from the exons ATGCAGCAGCCTGAGACTCAGCAGGCAACTCAGCAGACAGCGACAGAAATCCTGGATCCGGACG TTCAGTACCTGCGTCGGAGGAAGTCGGCTCTGTGGGTGACCGTGGCTCTGCTGGCTCTGGCTCTAGTGGTTCTGACTATCGGCCTGATCTCTGCCACTCGCACCGACAACGTACCCGTTGCTGGATATTACCCAGGAATCACCGTGAGTCACACCTCCTGTAGTCGACCCCTCAAACACTCCACAGGCGTGTGTTGTATCCTCCTTTACAccctaatgttttttttctcctccactttCATCTCTCTGTACCTCCAGCTGAGTTTTGGAGCATTTCTGGGCATCGTTGGCATCCACCTGGTGGAGAACCGCAGACCCATG CTCACGGCAGCGATCATATTCATCAGTATCGGGGTCATCGCGTCGTTCTTCTGTGCCATCGTGGATGGAATCATCGCCTCGGAGTTCATC GACACGAGGCCCTTGCAGGAGGACATGTGCGACTTCTACGCCAGTGGATCGGGCTACATGTACGACAGCTATTACACCGAG GTGACGTGCCGTTCCTTCGACAAAGCATGCAAGCTGAAACTGAGAAGCAACACCTGCTACTGCTGCTACCTGTACAACTGTGAAGG cacagAGTACCACACACAGTACTATGAGTTCACCGGGGTCAGCAGCTGCTGGGATGTGATCCACCTGCACCGCCTGCTGTGGGCCTCAGTGGCGCTCAACGTGCTCGGCATGTTCCTGGGAATCATCGCTGCCGCGATCCTTGGGGCATACAAAGATATG CAGAAGCCAGCTCCACAGATGGCCCCCAGCCCCACGCCGCCACCCCACATCCTGTACAACCCGACCCAACACATGCTCAGCTACGCTGGCTTCTGTCCTTCAGGACAGGCTCTGCCCGCCTACCCCAACTATCCAATACCCATGCAG CATAACGGCAGCTATCAGCCTCCTGCCACTCCCCAGCTGATCCCTGAGGGAGGCCCCGCGTCcagcacctgtctgtctgaagagaaccagaaccagcagcCCTCTCAGCAGGCTCCCACCCAGCCACAGCCTCAGGGAGGCACCCAGGAACCAGGAGGCTACATGCTGACACCCAACGCTCCCGTCCTCTACGGGTCCTCCTACAGCCCCTTTGAGAAACCTCCGCCGTACGCCTGCTGA
- the tmem255b gene encoding transmembrane protein 255B isoform X2 has translation MQQPETQQATQQTATEILDPDVQYLRRRKSALWVTVALLALALVVLTIGLISATRTDNVPVAGYYPGITLSFGAFLGIVGIHLVENRRPMLTAAIIFISIGVIASFFCAIVDGIIASEFIDTRPLQEDMCDFYASGSGYMYDSYYTEVTCRSFDKACKLKLRSNTCYCCYLYNCEGTEYHTQYYEFTGVSSCWDVIHLHRLLWASVALNVLGMFLGIIAAAILGAYKDMQKPAPQMAPSPTPPPHILYNPTQHMLSYAGFCPSGQALPAYPNYPIPMQKSTMPTFYSGDWAGHSVNPDGSCSTSTSQSPQISRPIHNGSYQPPATPQLIPEGGPASSTCLSEENQNQQPSQQAPTQPQPQGGTQEPGGYMLTPNAPVLYGSSYSPFEKPPPYAC, from the exons ATGCAGCAGCCTGAGACTCAGCAGGCAACTCAGCAGACAGCGACAGAAATCCTGGATCCGGACG TTCAGTACCTGCGTCGGAGGAAGTCGGCTCTGTGGGTGACCGTGGCTCTGCTGGCTCTGGCTCTAGTGGTTCTGACTATCGGCCTGATCTCTGCCACTCGCACCGACAACGTACCCGTTGCTGGATATTACCCAGGAATCACC CTGAGTTTTGGAGCATTTCTGGGCATCGTTGGCATCCACCTGGTGGAGAACCGCAGACCCATG CTCACGGCAGCGATCATATTCATCAGTATCGGGGTCATCGCGTCGTTCTTCTGTGCCATCGTGGATGGAATCATCGCCTCGGAGTTCATC GACACGAGGCCCTTGCAGGAGGACATGTGCGACTTCTACGCCAGTGGATCGGGCTACATGTACGACAGCTATTACACCGAG GTGACGTGCCGTTCCTTCGACAAAGCATGCAAGCTGAAACTGAGAAGCAACACCTGCTACTGCTGCTACCTGTACAACTGTGAAGG cacagAGTACCACACACAGTACTATGAGTTCACCGGGGTCAGCAGCTGCTGGGATGTGATCCACCTGCACCGCCTGCTGTGGGCCTCAGTGGCGCTCAACGTGCTCGGCATGTTCCTGGGAATCATCGCTGCCGCGATCCTTGGGGCATACAAAGATATG CAGAAGCCAGCTCCACAGATGGCCCCCAGCCCCACGCCGCCACCCCACATCCTGTACAACCCGACCCAACACATGCTCAGCTACGCTGGCTTCTGTCCTTCAGGACAGGCTCTGCCCGCCTACCCCAACTATCCAATACCCATGCAG AAAAGCACAATGCCAACTTTTTATTCTGGAGACTGGGCTGGGCACAGCGTAAACCCTGACGGGAGCTGTAGTACTTCAACAAGCCAATCACCTCAAATCAGCAGACCCATT CATAACGGCAGCTATCAGCCTCCTGCCACTCCCCAGCTGATCCCTGAGGGAGGCCCCGCGTCcagcacctgtctgtctgaagagaaccagaaccagcagcCCTCTCAGCAGGCTCCCACCCAGCCACAGCCTCAGGGAGGCACCCAGGAACCAGGAGGCTACATGCTGACACCCAACGCTCCCGTCCTCTACGGGTCCTCCTACAGCCCCTTTGAGAAACCTCCGCCGTACGCCTGCTGA
- the tmem255b gene encoding transmembrane protein 255B isoform X3, giving the protein MQQPETQQATQQTATEILDPDVQYLRRRKSALWVTVALLALALVVLTIGLISATRTDNVPVAGYYPGITLSFGAFLGIVGIHLVENRRPMLTAAIIFISIGVIASFFCAIVDGIIASEFIDTRPLQEDMCDFYASGSGYMYDSYYTEVTCRSFDKACKLKLRSNTCYCCYLYNCEGTEYHTQYYEFTGVSSCWDVIHLHRLLWASVALNVLGMFLGIIAAAILGAYKDMQKPAPQMAPSPTPPPHILYNPTQHMLSYAGFCPSGQALPAYPNYPIPMQHNGSYQPPATPQLIPEGGPASSTCLSEENQNQQPSQQAPTQPQPQGGTQEPGGYMLTPNAPVLYGSSYSPFEKPPPYAC; this is encoded by the exons ATGCAGCAGCCTGAGACTCAGCAGGCAACTCAGCAGACAGCGACAGAAATCCTGGATCCGGACG TTCAGTACCTGCGTCGGAGGAAGTCGGCTCTGTGGGTGACCGTGGCTCTGCTGGCTCTGGCTCTAGTGGTTCTGACTATCGGCCTGATCTCTGCCACTCGCACCGACAACGTACCCGTTGCTGGATATTACCCAGGAATCACC CTGAGTTTTGGAGCATTTCTGGGCATCGTTGGCATCCACCTGGTGGAGAACCGCAGACCCATG CTCACGGCAGCGATCATATTCATCAGTATCGGGGTCATCGCGTCGTTCTTCTGTGCCATCGTGGATGGAATCATCGCCTCGGAGTTCATC GACACGAGGCCCTTGCAGGAGGACATGTGCGACTTCTACGCCAGTGGATCGGGCTACATGTACGACAGCTATTACACCGAG GTGACGTGCCGTTCCTTCGACAAAGCATGCAAGCTGAAACTGAGAAGCAACACCTGCTACTGCTGCTACCTGTACAACTGTGAAGG cacagAGTACCACACACAGTACTATGAGTTCACCGGGGTCAGCAGCTGCTGGGATGTGATCCACCTGCACCGCCTGCTGTGGGCCTCAGTGGCGCTCAACGTGCTCGGCATGTTCCTGGGAATCATCGCTGCCGCGATCCTTGGGGCATACAAAGATATG CAGAAGCCAGCTCCACAGATGGCCCCCAGCCCCACGCCGCCACCCCACATCCTGTACAACCCGACCCAACACATGCTCAGCTACGCTGGCTTCTGTCCTTCAGGACAGGCTCTGCCCGCCTACCCCAACTATCCAATACCCATGCAG CATAACGGCAGCTATCAGCCTCCTGCCACTCCCCAGCTGATCCCTGAGGGAGGCCCCGCGTCcagcacctgtctgtctgaagagaaccagaaccagcagcCCTCTCAGCAGGCTCCCACCCAGCCACAGCCTCAGGGAGGCACCCAGGAACCAGGAGGCTACATGCTGACACCCAACGCTCCCGTCCTCTACGGGTCCTCCTACAGCCCCTTTGAGAAACCTCCGCCGTACGCCTGCTGA